A genomic region of Apteryx mantelli isolate bAptMan1 chromosome 10, bAptMan1.hap1, whole genome shotgun sequence contains the following coding sequences:
- the NUDT7 gene encoding peroxisomal coenzyme A diphosphatase NUDT7 isoform X2, with product MAAAERQDEAERSSIKEAARARLRRHDVGGRFSGLPLPKASVLLPLMVRGGELCLLLTVRSMQLRSSPGEVCFPGGKSEAEDKDEIDTALREAKEEVGLQPEEVEVICRLVPGIDKRNHLVTPVVGFIEDTFQATPNPDESKQYSEQASTEA from the exons atggcggcggcggagcggcaggACGAGGCGGAAAG GAGCAGCATAAAAGAGGCGGCCAGAGCCCGCCTGAGGAGGCACGACGTTGGCGGGAGGTTCTCCGGGCTGCCGCTGCCCAAGGCGTCCGTGCTGCTGCCGCTGATGGTGAGGGGCGGCGAGCTGTGCCTGCTGCTCACCGTCAGGTCCATGCAG CTGAGATCATCACCAGGGGAAGTGTGTTTTCCAGGAGGTAAAAGTGAAGCAGAAGATAAAGATGAAATTGATACCGCTCTCAGAGAAGCCAAAGAAGAAGTAGGACTCCAGCCAGAGGAGGTGGAAGTCATCTGTAGGCTTGTGCCTGGGATTGATAAA AGGAATCATTTGGTAACACCAGTTGTAGGATTTATAGAGGATACATTCCAGGCCACTCCTAATCCAGATGAA AGTAAGCAGTACTCGGAACAGGCCTCCACAGAAGCCTAA
- the NUDT7 gene encoding peroxisomal coenzyme A diphosphatase NUDT7 isoform X1, whose amino-acid sequence MAAAERQDEAERSSIKEAARARLRRHDVGGRFSGLPLPKASVLLPLMVRGGELCLLLTVRSMQLRSSPGEVCFPGGKSEAEDKDEIDTALREAKEEVGLQPEEVEVICRLVPGIDKRNHLVTPVVGFIEDTFQATPNPDEVSDVFVVPLEYFIKPLNYMTLPYKTSSGHSGRMHCFTYDDHEHKMSFKIWGLTAHFAVFLALVIFGRRPTFEVDYDLDNLISSAVQNFMNLYASIYERKKSNL is encoded by the exons atggcggcggcggagcggcaggACGAGGCGGAAAG GAGCAGCATAAAAGAGGCGGCCAGAGCCCGCCTGAGGAGGCACGACGTTGGCGGGAGGTTCTCCGGGCTGCCGCTGCCCAAGGCGTCCGTGCTGCTGCCGCTGATGGTGAGGGGCGGCGAGCTGTGCCTGCTGCTCACCGTCAGGTCCATGCAG CTGAGATCATCACCAGGGGAAGTGTGTTTTCCAGGAGGTAAAAGTGAAGCAGAAGATAAAGATGAAATTGATACCGCTCTCAGAGAAGCCAAAGAAGAAGTAGGACTCCAGCCAGAGGAGGTGGAAGTCATCTGTAGGCTTGTGCCTGGGATTGATAAA AGGAATCATTTGGTAACACCAGTTGTAGGATTTATAGAGGATACATTCCAGGCCACTCCTAATCCAGATGAAGTGAGTGATGTTTTTGTGGTGCCATTGGAGTACTTCATCAAGCCCTTAAATTACATGACCTTGCCTTATAAAACTTCATCTGGTCACTCAGGTCGGATGCATTGCTTTACATATGATGACCATGAGCATAAAATGTCATTCAAGATATGGGGACTTACTGCACACTTTGCTGTATTTCTTGCTCTTGTAATTTTTGGAAGGAGACCTACCTTTGAAGTTGATTATGATCTTGACAACTTAATTTCATCTGCTGTGCAGAACTTCATGAATTTATATGCATCAatatatgaaaggaagaaaagtaatCTATGA
- the NUDT7 gene encoding peroxisomal coenzyme A diphosphatase NUDT7 isoform X3 yields the protein MAAAERQDEAERSSIKEAARARLRRHDVGGRFSGLPLPKASVLLPLMVRGGELCLLLTVRSMQLRSSPGEVCFPGGKSEAEDKDEIDTALREAKEEVGLQPEEVEVICRLVPGIDKRNHLVTPVVGFIEDTFQATPNPDES from the exons atggcggcggcggagcggcaggACGAGGCGGAAAG GAGCAGCATAAAAGAGGCGGCCAGAGCCCGCCTGAGGAGGCACGACGTTGGCGGGAGGTTCTCCGGGCTGCCGCTGCCCAAGGCGTCCGTGCTGCTGCCGCTGATGGTGAGGGGCGGCGAGCTGTGCCTGCTGCTCACCGTCAGGTCCATGCAG CTGAGATCATCACCAGGGGAAGTGTGTTTTCCAGGAGGTAAAAGTGAAGCAGAAGATAAAGATGAAATTGATACCGCTCTCAGAGAAGCCAAAGAAGAAGTAGGACTCCAGCCAGAGGAGGTGGAAGTCATCTGTAGGCTTGTGCCTGGGATTGATAAA AGGAATCATTTGGTAACACCAGTTGTAGGATTTATAGAGGATACATTCCAGGCCACTCCTAATCCAGATGAA
- the LOC106483352 gene encoding hypoxanthine-guanine phosphoribosyltransferase-like: MACGLQIKDEESSYNKNLFCIPKHYEEDLERVFIPHGLVLDRNGECLARDIIQDMGSHHIVALRVLKGGYKFFADLLDHIKVLNQNSDKSVPITVDFVRIKSYCSDSPTEKINIIGEELSTLNGKNVLVVEDIIETGRTMRALLSKLKDYKPKMVKVLSLLIKRTHQSSGYKPGYTDKFVVGYALDYNEYFRDLNHICILKEKAKEKYKI, translated from the exons ATAAAAGATGAAGAAAGCAGCTATaataaaaatctattttgcaTTCCTAAGCATTATGAAGAAGATCTAGAAAGAGTCTTTATTCCTCACGGACTCGTCCTGGATAGGAATGGGG AATGTTTGGCAAGAGATATCATACAAGATATGGGAAGTCATCACATTGTTGCACTCCGCGTCCTTAAAGGAGGCTATAAATTCTTTGCTGATTTGCTGGACCATATAAAAGTACTAAATCAAAACAGTGATAAATCTGTGCCTATTACTGTGGATTTTGTTAGAATAAAAAGCTACTGT AGTGATTCACCTACAGAAAAAATCAATATCATTGGAGAAGAACTGTCTACATTAAATGGGAAG AATGTGTTAGTAGTAGAG GACATTATTGAGACTGGCAGAACAATGAGGGCGCTACTTTCAAAACTAAAAGACTACAAACCAAAGATGGTAAAAGTACT CAGCCTGCTCATTAAAAGGACACATCAAAGCTCAGGTTACAAACCAGGCT ATACAGATAAATTTGTGGTTGGATATGCTCTTGACTATAATGAATACTTCAGAGATCTAAAT cataTCTGCATTCTGAAAGAGAAAGCCAAAGAGAAATATAAAATCTGA